The genomic stretch TGTCCCGGCGTCCGGGGTGGGTGGTGGCGCGGGCCGATCTGCTGCGGGCGCTGCCGGGTGCGGGCCGTGACGAGCACGCGGTGGAGACGGCCATGGCCCGTCTGCGCTCGGCCCTTGGCACCCCCAAGCTGATCCAGACGGTGGTGAAGCGGGGGTATCGGCTGGCGCTGGATCCGGCGGCGGATGCGAAGTACGCGGACGGGTAGCCGGGGGCGGGGGCGAGAGCCGCTCACCCCCGCCGACGTGCCGTCGCCGCCCACGCCAAGCACCCCAGCGCCACCGTCGACAGCACCGTCCGCACCACGTTCCACGCCACCCACGGGTCCTCGAACTCCTCCCGTATCTCCGACGGAGGCCGCGCGTCCCCCAAGGTCTCGTTGAGCGGAATGTTCAGCGTCGCCGTCACCAAGAGCGCAAGCACGTTCGCCACCAGCGCCGCCCACATCCACCTACGCCCCGGGGCGGACCGGAGTTGCCAGGCCGCGATCGCCGTCAGTACCGGCGCGCCGAGGAAGCTCAGCATGAACACCGGGTTCTGGATCGCCTCGTTGATGTCGCTCATCACCTCGACGAACACCGTGTCCGAACTCCTCGCCAGTCCCGGCATCACCCCGCACGCGAAGACGTAGAAGGAACCGGCGAGCAGACCGGTGGCGATCGTGGCGGCGGTCGAGGCAGCTGTGCGAAACCCTGTTGTCGTCATGTGCATCAGTCAATCGACCGCCCGCCCCCGGAAACATGGCCCTGACGCGCGACCGCATACGCGTGCGTCCAACGAGGGGTTCCGGGCGCGCGAGCGGGCAGGCACTGTTAGAGGGAACGGTTCGTCCGGGCCGGACCCGGGGTGACCCCTAGGCGGTGACAGGCACATGGCACTGGGTACGGCCACGGTCTCGTACGAGCTGCGCTTCGGCGCCGGACGGATCTGTCTCGATCTGCCGGCGACGTCCCACCCCGTGGAACGGCTCGACTCCGTAGAGGTGTTGTGCGCGTGGATCACGGGCTCGGGGCTCGTCCCACCGGGGACCCCGCTCACCCACGCCGACGCCTCCTGGCTGGTCGACTTCCGCGAACTGCGCGGCCGTATCGACCTGTTGGTGCGCGGCGCGCTCTCCGCCGAGGTCAGGACCTGGTCGTCGTACGGCCCCGCGCTCGCCCGGGTGAACGACGTCGCCCGAACCGCGCCGCCCGCCCCGCGCGCGGTCC from Streptomyces davaonensis JCM 4913 encodes the following:
- a CDS encoding anthrone oxygenase family protein, giving the protein MTTTGFRTAASTAATIATGLLAGSFYVFACGVMPGLARSSDTVFVEVMSDINEAIQNPVFMLSFLGAPVLTAIAAWQLRSAPGRRWMWAALVANVLALLVTATLNIPLNETLGDARPPSEIREEFEDPWVAWNVVRTVLSTVALGCLAWAATARRRG
- a CDS encoding CGNR zinc finger domain-containing protein; this encodes MALGTATVSYELRFGAGRICLDLPATSHPVERLDSVEVLCAWITGSGLVPPGTPLTHADASWLVDFRELRGRIDLLVRGALSAEVRTWSSYGPALARVNDVARTAPPAPRAVRAQDGSLVRELEGPPERAALLAAVARDAVELLTDPLARAGLRQCEGDNCPIVYLDTSRGRRRRWCSSEVCGNRERVARHRRRAALAQA